The nucleotide sequence ATTAAAATCAATTATTAGAGAGTATGCATATTTCTGTGCATATTTTCTAAGTGAATGCAGAATATCCAGAAACCCAAAATATAATAAGTTATGACAGTTATCATGAAGAGAAGCAACTCTTCAGCGGGAAAACCCGTTGACCCCCACAATTTAAGCAACAGTTACTAGTCAACTCTTACGTGCATGCACTCCACACTCTTCGAACTCGTTTTTAAATATAACTAGTTAACTCATGTATTCAAATAAATCACAGTtaactaaaataaatattaattgacACTTAAATCATCAACATATGTTAAAATAAATTATACACGATCCATGTAAATTCTAAAACAACAATGATCTTTCTACAAAATTATGAACATTAACATGtttgaaaaataaataaattaaatacttaAGTAATTCTAAATTCTAAAATTCTAAttctaaaatacaataattaattaatattaatattaatattaatacttatatatatatatatatatatatatatatatatatatatatatatatatatactagtgaaatgacccgtagaaccacgggtttgtttaaacgaaacagtttaatgatatattttaagtattaaatgaacgaaaatgctaaagttatttagtttaatgacccgtggaaccacagagtccgaataagaaactcgtcagctgaacatttcatcagacACCTAAAATACGTATTAAACAATTCACATTCAATCATAATAGATAATAtagattgtcattttattttaaaagtgtaaattaaaatataaatttagaattggttttctTCTACCTCTCTTTTATACCTTCtcatactcaattcaaaataattaattacaataatttaaaattatttaataattaaaataattattgataagatttaatcataataataattaattaataagatttaattttaatttaaaatattaatgacatcacccaccatgcttagatttttttctttttaatttttttttaacaaagaaattagcctaataatgacatcatcattatatgattttaatattaatagatTAACAACAAAAGTTCTACATGAGTTCGAAATAAACTAAAGGTTTAGAACTCATAAATATAGAAAAATGAACCGAATGCAGTAGCATCAAGCAAATGTGACAAAACGCATTTAAGACTTACTATGTTGCTCGAACTTGAACCTTGACAAAGTTAGGATCTATGGTAGCAGCCATCAGACAGTCTCCTCAAAGCTTCTTTCATCCTTCCGAAGAGAAATCCTAGGTGCTGCACGATTGCTATAACACAACATCAACGCCTTAAGGCAGCTTTCAGATTTCTCATTTTGAGATACAAAGTTTAGCCCGTGTGTTACACAATCCTCTGCTTTGTTCGAAACATATAACTTAACATGTTAATATATGCATCAGAAGATTACATAACGATAAGTAGCATAATAGATTAGGCAAAACCGGAAAGAAAAAAAAAGCCAAATAAGAAAGGTGAGGAGAAAGTAGTTATTACTAACCGAAATTGATGTTCCGCTATTCTATTCCCAACTATGGTGGATTGTTCTATTAAGATGCaatataataaatttataaatGTCAAACCGAATTCTAAACATAACAAATCAAACAAAACACATGAACGAATAAAATCAAACAAATATGTATTCTAGACTTTCATAAACAACCACAAAAGTACAAATTAAAACTCTAATCGGTAACATAATATGAAATAAGATATTACAAAATGAGAATATAAACCAAAAGAAAGATTTCCTTAATAAACTTTGCCTTCAAATCTATACAATTGACATTACCGAACAAAAATCAGTTATTTCCATGATTATGTACCAGCAAGTCTGCAACATACACTAATTAAAAAAGAAGCAAcataaagtttataaaaataaagtttATAACAGTTTGACTTTTAATGAAGACAAATAAAGGTTTGACTTTTAACGAAGGCAGATAAAGTTTGACTTTTCATATGAAATAAAGAGAAGCTCCCAATAATTACATATACAAATCGGTTGAAGATCAAAACTCATATACATGTTGACTTGAGAAGCTCCCAACAACCtcatttatctttttttttttaacggcaaaaaaAACATTTTATTAAAGATCTCTTTAACTGAATTGAAGAAGTACAAACCTCTAAGCTACTCATGTTACTATCATTGAGTCATTTTATCAAACAGATTGCTAAAAGTGAATTTTTCATTATTTGAACAGAAACCCAAAATGTACTACTTTGTTTTCTTTATGGCCAATCAGGCAAAGCTACAAGTATATAACTGTTTTCACATAATACTATGATATGAAACAACCAATTTCTAAGATCATTATACCCAATAAACACAACCACATCACATAATCAATGCACACAAACATACGATACATCACCTTATATGCATAAACAGAAACCAAATAATAATCATGAAACTAATAACAATTCAATACCTGTTAAGCGACAAAAAAAATTTGGTGAATTTGAAGCAACTTGTAGATCTACTTCAATATCAGCTACAACTAAGCTTTCCACTTATCATTAGAAATATAGAAACGTTCAGGGTATGTGAAATCTGGTAAATTGGGTAAAATTTAAATGAAATATATAAACCATAATAAGAAATACGAACAGATATACGAAAATTGTTAGATACAAAATCGACGATAAGAATCAATACAACAAAAACCTTAATTTGATGTCGAATATTGTTATTTACGTACCGTCGTAAAATAGAACCAGCCATCAGCTGTCGACTTTGATTGATTGACTCGATCTATGGTTATTTCCTATTGTACATCTTCACGATTAGATGATTACTTGTAAGCTTAGTTAAGGTTTAGCTAGGTTGAATTTGATTTTTGAAGCGTGTTTTAGGGTTTTGAAAGGATGAAAATGGGACGGAATGGGGGCGACGAAGGGTTTCTGTGTTTTTTTAATGTCGTAAtaataatacacacacacacacacacacacacacacacacatatatatatatatatatatatatatatatatatataaaatccgtaattaattaattaattaattaatgttaatgacatcatcTAAGGTATCTAAGATgtctaaatttttttctttttcttttttgatttTCTTTTGTGAAGGAAAAAGcttatttatgatgtcatcattttagagatttaatagaaactatagaagaTAGAAGATAGATATACTAAAAGTGGTGGCGGTTtccgtcgtttcagttatatcAGATTATCGTTTTGAGTTtgtgttcacattacaaacggtccctcaacttcagctatatttacacaacggctcatgaagtttacactttttcaggggtaaaaagtgtaaatatataattttattaaaataaaagaaactaattccatccgaatttataacgggccctattttctcgctcggtgcgagttaaatttttccgagaccaccgttcaactcgaaaaaatcttacgaacccaacgggactaactatgagCGAAACGGACACAttttttaaaaacgctaaacacaacgacaacccgtatctttctgttcgccgcgagttaaatttttccggcagCAACGTTACACTTGAAaatatttattgaacaaaacaaaactaactacgttcgaaacggatactttttaaaaaacgattaacacaacgacatccaaaacggcgcttaacacatgggccgtgttcccatctgtaaatacacaacgctacattaaatatgaatacgcaggccgaaagtcCCTGCCGCAACGTACGGGCCAGTCCTGAGTAGTTCTGAGTACAATAATACGAGTAGGGGAAATTGGGCCGAAGTATGAAAAGCAAAAAGTCATCCACTGTCTACGACCAGCGTTTATCCCACGCCTACTTTCTGAGCCCCACaataaataaagaaaattctagaaGCCCAGCCCTCTCTATAAAACCCAACTTcaataaaatcaatcaaaaccctaatttcgaTTCACCTACAAATTTTTCGATCTGCACCTCGATTCTATTCAATCCGTAAATCCAAACAATTTTGATTCAATTTGCTTCGATACATCATCGATTAGGTACTATATCTATCCGCTATTCATATACTCAATGTTTACTTTGTGTGATTATATTATATgtacagatgatgatgatgaagaaattgTTAATGTTTgcttctatatgaatttgatagtaTAGATCCGTAATTGCTGACCGATTAACTCGAACATATTGTCGTTTTGATTTTGACGTTGACCTTGACCAAATTTTcctattttttatatatatgtgaaataGGATTTGTTTTGATTTTGTTGTTGGCTGCTGGTGAGATGGCATCGAAACGTATTTTGAAGGAACTTAAGGATTTGCAGAAAGATCCTCCGACTTCATGTAGCGCAGGTAAAAACTGTTATATATTTATTTGCAAAATTACATTTTTTTATGTCGTGTGTTATGTGGATAccatataccaaaaaaaaaaaaaaaaattgtaattttatttgttAATAACTGATTTAAAATGCCTGTATGATAAAAGAAGCTTACTTGTGTTTTTTTTACCTTAGAGATGATGCTGAACATGTAGGAGGGTAGGTTGATGTTGTTAATTGCTTTTAACTGAACTGCATTTCCTATTTTTGGCAGTTCAATCTAAAAAAATTATATACTTAAACTTTATTGGAGTATTTGATTTGATTATGCATATTTATGCCAGTTTGTAAATGGTCTTTGGTCTATTGTTAGCTTGCCTAGTAGTTGTAGGTCACATTGGAGAAAGAACATGTAAATAACATGTGGGTTAGAGTGCTCCCAACAGTCCGCCCTGGCTAAACTGCTTTCTGGCTAGCTTCTTTATGGCAAGCGCTACCGTAACCTAGCTAGCGGCTGGCCATTGGTACCAATTAGCCCTGGGCTAATCCTGGGTTTAGCCCTCACTCCTGACCCTGCAATCTGCGTTTTTACCACACAATTGAGGATGGAAGTTCTTGTTTTTATTACTTGTACAATTAGCTTTGATGCTTGTAACTTCTTTAATTAAATAATGTAGTGGGTCCCAAATTATTTGTGTAAGTAATGTCATGGTTGGGAGTTTTTAGTCCTGCTGTATGCGTGTTTGCCCTTAGTTTATTATCCTCAAGCTGGGACTTATGTTGGATGATGTGTTTGGTTATGGACACGTTGATGTTATTACCTGTCATTTGCATTTTGTATATTTTTTTAGTTTAGCATTCTTATGGGATGATGCTATTTTGCTTACCTAGTGCATGTCATACTTTACAGGTCCTGTTGCTGAAGATATGTTCCATTGGCAAGCCACAATCATGGGGCCCTCAGATAGCCCATACTCCGGTGGGGTATTTCTAGTTTCAATTCATTTCCCTCCAGACTATCCTTTCAAGCCACCGAAGGTAACTACGCGACATATGATCATTATTATAATTTGCTTAACATACTTATCCGTTGCCAAACAGGGGTTCTGATTTTAGATGTTTGGTTTTTTGGCATGAGATGTTGTTTCTGAGTTAAAGTTGATTTGTTGGATTGTTTGTATTTGTATAGCTAATAGGAGAAACTCTTATTCTCATGGAATTGGGTTATAAGATTATCAGATTTGATTGATGTGTTGTAACTGAGCTTATATGATGTTTTGAATTTTTCAGGTTGCGTTTAGGACCAAGGTTTTTCATCCAAACATTAACAGCAATGGTAGCATATGCTTAGATATCCTCAAGGAACAATGGAGTCCGGCACTAACTATCTCCAAGGTATTACCATATTAACTAgtagacaaaacttatgaatagtgccatgggtattttcgtcttttcaccttTTAAAAAAacgcaatgtcactaactatacgcaaaacggacacttttaaaaaaacgctaaatatttagggtacttttcatatgTGTTGATTTTtactcgcaggctccgtaactaaacacagtgaaatacattaaaaatcgaacccccggcgcgaagcgagggttcgaaaactagttgatAATACATTTGAAAATATTTCAAAGTTAAATGTATTTAGGAAtattgttgttttttttttatttatttatttatttatagattttatgttatatttattaatcTGTTGTTTGTATATTTGGCAGGTACTGCTCTCCATCTGTTCTTTGTTGACAGACCCTAACCCTGATGATCCCTTGGTACCCGAGATTGCTCATATGTACAAGACTGATAAGTCCAAATATGAAGCCACTGCTCGTAGCTGGACGCAGAAGTATGCCATGGGCTGATGAAGGCTTTTCGAATTAATGGTTGGAAGAATAAAAAATGTTAAAAGTTTTTCACTTTTTATTCTTGAAATTGTAACGAGATTGGTGTTTAAGATTTTCACAGTTTGTGTAATATTGAATTGATTTCAACTAAGACCTCCAAAAGGTGGCAGGCGGGTGAAGTGTATGCTAATGCACTAATCTTGTGTATGTTTTATTACATATATAACAAAAAAGTTTTATAAAGTTGTCCATGATCAGATTGGTTACTTTCAAACTGCCAGTTGATTTAATTTTAAGCAAGTGCTTTTTAATTTTAACACTCATATGTGTAGTTTTAGGTCACGAGTTCATAGCAACGATCAAATTGGCTAATGGTAATGCTATTTTGGCTTGTAGGGTCTTAAAATCCAATTTTATCAGTTCTTTTTCAAAAATTTCGATTTCGATGAATCTTATTAACCATGATGAAAAGCATATTTCAGGCGTATGGTAGTTCCTTAGGTATATTTTGATAAGGAATGATCCTGTCCTCTCGTGAGGGATACAGTTCTCTTTTTTAAATCACCAAAGTGTTTAAGGTCTAGTGGTATCGAGTCGAGTTAACTCATTATCTTGTGATTTCGATCCCTGTCGTGAACTATTGAATGGATGTGTGTTTGACGTTCAATAAACAACCACCCAACGATCAATTTCTCTTTTAGATTACATTCAAGAGTTCCGATGAGTTATGCCTCTTGAGACCCAAAAAGACGAAGTTTATATAAGTATTGATTAGCCATGTAAGCAAAGCAAAACAAACACCACTAATTAGAACCACTTGGCCCTATGTTAAATTAAATTATTGATTAATCTCTACTTTTTTCCGACAATTATGCTCCCTTTCCTTTCACTTTACTTCACCTTGCCTTACTTTTGGGACTTAAAATATGCCTTCGAATCATTTTCATTACGATTTAGCCACTTTTTGACAATATAGTTAAAAATTACAAAAATCTACACATCAACATCACTTTGCCATGTATGTGGTTCCTTGAAATTTCCCAAAAGGTCTAATACTTATCATAATCTTTTGTATACTTTCGATATAAATAACTACAATAAGGTGTTGCCATTTGCTTAAGTTATCTTCCACATCTCATGATAAATCAACTTTCCAAACTCCTATTTCACACAATTTTAATGTGCTTAATTAAAAGAGACTATTCACACTTCATTATAACAAATCAATATTTCTTAAAAATATGGATATAACCACAGTAGTTAGAAAATTATGAGTCATGAGTTGACAATTACGAGTCAAGTAGAGAATGTTTTAAACAACAAAGCTACTCAAAACATAGATTTTTCATGACTTTGACTCTTATGATTCGTTTATTGACTCTTTCGAGTCATGTGCGATTCTTTCGAGTCATGTGTGACTCTTACGAGTAAGAATAAAAAGAGGAAGGAGAGGCGGCCGAATTTCATTAACCACACTCTAATACCGTAAAGAGGTTAATAGGTTAAACCTTGAATGAATATTAATTTCATTATACTCCGTATCTAATATCTACCTATTAATTTCATTCCAATAATTTTGAATTAACCAAAGTATTCTTCACCCAACATATCTTCTTCAACCTCGTAGAACCATATACGGTTAGTAATTACGAGTACTatttagtattagtaataaaaataacaagaCACCACATCTGATCTCCAACTCTAATAAAGCAAAAGTAAAATTCTTGAAAACCCAACAAGAGGGAATACATTAGCATTTAGAAAACCAAAGTGGAAAGTCAACCATATTTACCACTACATAAAGAAACCAATACTATAAGGGCCAAAACTGTAAATTTATATTAACAGCTTAACAGtacaaacaaataaaaataaataaataaataaatactttgaATTCTCCACTCTTCTTCACTATACTCCACCATCAATCCTCTTTATATATACGCAcatttatctctctctctctccgtTTACTCCCATTCCCTCcatttttgttttaattaattttttttggtTCTTTAATTAATACGTGTAACTAATCTCTGTGTATGGTATGGTGATTAGAAACTTAACTTCCGTACAACCGTCCGTTAAGTTTTCAGAGCACGTGGTGACGACAAACAAGGAGTCACCGGCAACGACATCGTTTCATCATAAAGTTATTCGGATCACGATGACTGATCCGTACGCTACCGATTCAGACGATGATGAAAAAACAGTGATCAAACGAGTTAAAAAACACGTGTTTGAAATCAACGTTAAGCCTCCGTCTATTGCTGTTAGGCTGAAGGAACAAAAGATTAGGCACGTGAAAAGCTCGGGAGGATCGATAGGGAAGAAATATAGAGGTGTACGGAGACGGCCGTGGGGACGTTGGGCGGCTGAGATCCGTGACCCGACCCGAAGAAAACGGGTTTGGTTAGGGACGTTTGATACACCTGAAGAAGCTGCAACGGTTTACGATAACGCTGCTGTTATGTTAAAAGGTGATAACGCCGTTACAAATTTTCCAACGAAAACCGTTAGTAAGCCGGTAACGAGCGAAGGGAGAGTTAACGACGTCGTTCTGTCTCCGACTTCCGTTCTTCCGTTTGATGATGTGTTCGACGAGTTGGGGTACGGTGACGTGGACGCTTTTGGATTTGATATTGATTTGCCGAGTAATTTATCGGGTTTTGGAGCTCCGGCTAGTTTTTATGACGAGAAGTTTGGAGATTATGACATCGATGATTTCCTCGTTGATGACGTATGCTGAAAGTATAAatcaattaattaaattaaatcaaatatttacatatttattgaaaatattaatgtactagtgaaatgacccgtgaaatcacgaatttgtttaaatgaaacagtttaataatatattttaagtattaagtgaaagTAAATACTAAAGTgatttagtttaatgacctgtagaaccacagagtccgactaaaaaactcgacagctgaacatttcatcaaacatctaaaatgcatattaaacaattcacatccaatcataagagataatattggttgtcattttattttaaaagtgtaaattaaaatataaatttagaattggtttctttATCTAGCATTTATGTCTTCTCGTacttaattcaaaataattaattaaaataatttaaaattatttaattttaataattaaaataattattaataagatttaataataataattaatttataaaatttagttttaattaaaaattatttagattaatgacatcactcaccatgcttatatttttttcttttgttttttaattttttttaacaaagaaattagcctaataatgacattatcattgtaggattattgtgatgacccgaaaatttttgatcaaatttaaactttaatctttatatgtttccgacacgataagcaaaatctgtaatattgagtctcgaaagttttgaaatatatattcatgtaatcaattaccctttgactatgctcaacgattcacgaacatttatgtgtatactgatatgtatatataatatatacttattaattgaaaacattaacaaagtattagatataaaatactttacataaaagtatttgtttcaatatgtttatcgatggaattaaaagataatatcatatgattaaattatcagataccttgaattatgattacgagtctctgttatgaggttcacgttgatttgagaaatcatttctttttagcggtattcggaatatttggtaatgtgatttacaagtaagaacaaaagtttcattaacgagaattagataaaagttagtggagatttctgcttaactttcaatgcatgctttacaatgattgtctcgtgtcttttggtaagataatgattagttttcataatattgaaaatgttttacaatatagataaaacctttttaaaggatgatttggaatataattaattttggaaaaccaaatttataagtactcgatttagtttcaagcgtacaaaaacgttttcagtttaaaaagaactttattattaaaacgtatataactttgataaatatctagaaccacttttaacaactcattacttaaccagtatgataaagataacgatatttatattttattttattaaatatatatataacgatttaaattaatacgcgtattatacgtacatagttttatacttttactatactataactttacctttactttacttttactttaataattcactttaataattcatactttaataattcatactttaataattcaatttaataattcataatttaataattcactttaataattcatactttaataattcactttaataatttaaaaatctattataaatagaattcaataggtttcattatttcatataaacttgaaaatatatttctctaaactctctcaatcgaattacatatatatatttacttagtattatttcaagatattattagtatacataaaatactacgacggagttatattcagacgatttcaaaataagttttcaaacgggatagagctaaggaaattatgggttatagctatggaggttatgggtattgttcgagggtattgctcgtcaggtcaacctaacgtttatcattttcattgcgtctacgtactttcctgcaatattgaatcacaatattgatacgttcgtgaatccgagacaaaccctgcacttgttcagtgccgtcatatacataattgctacgaaatacagtattgtgagtttcatttgctccctttttaattgcttttgcaatatatatttttgggctgagaatacatgcgctgttttataaatgttttacgaaataggcacaagtactaaaacaaattctacgtgggtttaaaccagaaatatacccttagcttggtaacattaaactacttgtctatgtacggtaggcgcgaatcctaaagatagatctattgggcatgacaaaccccatcctgactatgggatgctttagtacttcgaagttatattaaacacacatggtctggtgtacttcagagggtaaaacatgaacgttaaggcttgttaccgggtgcctacaacttatagaatacttttatacacttgcgagtgtacgaatatttatgaaaactgaaatcttgtggtctattactattacggaaatgattgattataataaactaatgaactcaccaaccttttggttgacactttaaagcatgtttattctcaggtattaaagaaatctcccgctgtgcattagctcattttaaggatattacttggagtcattcatgacatactttgaaagacgttgcattcgagtcgttgagttcatcaagattaatattaagtcaattatagttggatgtaatatgaaatggcatgcatgccgtcaatttttgatgtaaagaaagtttgtcttttaaaaacgaatgcaatgtttgtaaaacgtatcatatagaggtcaaatacctcgcgatgtaaacaactattgtgaatcgtttataatgtatatgaacgggtcctttcagttggtatcagagcggaggtcttagcgaaccaggtcttacattagtgtgtctaacagatagtcgttaagatgcattagtgagtctggacttcgaccgtgtctgcatgtcaaaagttttgcttatcatttttagtcggaaatcatctacttatcatccttaggaaattatctgcttatcattcttaagtctagacgcattttcctgcatttattgcaaaatagtgtatagacaaattcacaccttagcatatctgctaattaatatcttatcgtatctgttactgtgaactttaactgacatctttcaaagatttctccgtaatttatgggattttggtattatatacacatatgtaaattatgtattgaagaataccaaatctaaattc is from Rutidosis leptorrhynchoides isolate AG116_Rl617_1_P2 chromosome 10, CSIRO_AGI_Rlap_v1, whole genome shotgun sequence and encodes:
- the LOC139872874 gene encoding SUMO-conjugating enzyme UBC9, which codes for MASKRILKELKDLQKDPPTSCSAGPVAEDMFHWQATIMGPSDSPYSGGVFLVSIHFPPDYPFKPPKVAFRTKVFHPNINSNGSICLDILKEQWSPALTISKVLLSICSLLTDPNPDDPLVPEIAHMYKTDKSKYEATARSWTQKYAMG
- the LOC139873427 gene encoding pathogenesis-related genes transcriptional activator PTI6-like; translation: MVIRNLTSVQPSVKFSEHVVTTNKESPATTSFHHKVIRITMTDPYATDSDDDEKTVIKRVKKHVFEINVKPPSIAVRLKEQKIRHVKSSGGSIGKKYRGVRRRPWGRWAAEIRDPTRRKRVWLGTFDTPEEAATVYDNAAVMLKGDNAVTNFPTKTVSKPVTSEGRVNDVVLSPTSVLPFDDVFDELGYGDVDAFGFDIDLPSNLSGFGAPASFYDEKFGDYDIDDFLVDDVC